The sequence below is a genomic window from Zygosaccharomyces rouxii strain CBS732 chromosome D complete sequence.
ACactgataatgatgatagGCGTTATATGAGAATTCTTGAAGCACTCTCTGCAACTGGGTTAAGAGCCATCAGGTATGCACATGAAATCCCTCGTGTCAAGAAAATTGTTGCTAATGATTTACTACCTGAAGCCGTTGAATCCATTAGGCGTAACGCTGAGTATAACCACGTAGAAGAGTTGGTCGAGCCCAACACCGATGATGCAAATGTACTCATGTACCGCAATAAAGCGTTGAACCAAAAGTACCATGTCATAGATTTGGATCCATATGGTACTGTGACTCCATTTATCGATTCTTCGCTACAAGCCATTGAGGAAGATGGATTAATGCTAGTTACTTGTACCGATTTATCAGTATTGGCGGGAAATGGGTATCCAGAAAAATGTTTTGCCCTCTATGGAGGTGTCAATATGGTTTCTCATGAAGCTACTCATGAATCGGCACTAAGATTAGtgcttcatcaattggGACAATCGGCGGCCAAGTACAAGAAAACCGTTGAACCATTACTGTCATTGAGTATCGATTTTTACGTTCGTGTATTCGTTAGAATACGCACAAGCCCCATTGAAgtcaaaaatttacaagCAAATACAATGACGGTTTATCACTGTTCTCAGTGTGGGTCGTTCCATGAACAACCATTGGGTCGCACCAGTGAAAAAGTCACCAAGAAAAACCAGCCCATTAAGAAATATTCAGTGGCACAGGGACCACCAGTGGACTCGAAATGCAAATTCTGTGATGGTACTTATCACTTAGCGGGCCCCATGTACGGTGGACCCTTGCAcaataaagaatttattgaaaaagtgTTGCAAGTTAACGCTAACCACGACGATGATACCTATGGTACAAGACGTCGTATTGAAGGTATGTTAGCATTGGCCCAAaatgaaattccaaatgCACCATTCTATTTCTCTCCAAACCATCTGTCATCGATTCTCAAGTTGCAAGTGCCACcattaaagaagattgtTGCCGGTCTTGGATCTTTGGGATACGAGTGCTCATTGACACACGCGCAACCATCATCAATCAAGACGGATGCGCCATGGGAGGCAATTTGGTATGTGGTTGCACACAGTGATGATCAATTGCACAACAAAAAACTCAAGGAGAACAGCATTGGGCACAGAATTCTGAACAACATGAAATCCTGGTCCAAAGACCAGGATTTCAAAACACTAAGTTATGAACCAAACGATCAAAGCGGCAAAGTGGAATCCCTAAGAAAGTTGAAGATCGTAAGATACCAAGAGAACCCAACGAAGAACTGGGGACCCAAAGCCCGTCCAACTTCATCGTAATAATAgttataataataataacaataataaacTAATCATAATTTTTTCGTCGAATATACACTTGAATATATTAAACCGTTATCTAACTATATTCTTCTCTAGCTTTCAACCACCTGTTGTGTTCAGAGAATTTGATGATAGCTGCTGGCCATGCAAGGATCAAAGATAGACTGACGGCCCATTCAACAGCACCTCTACTCAATCTCCTGGCCTCCAAAAGACCCCATTGCTCACCAGCACTTGACTTTGAGATTTGCTTTGCAGCTTGCTTAGTGGCACTGACGGCCGAGTTTCTAAGGACTTGAGTAAAGAACATTGTTTGAAGATCTATGTATATAGTTTTTTTTACACCATTGTGTGGAGAAAATGTAGCGGAATAGAATACAATTATTCTGGGGGTCTACCTCCCCTTATATAATTGTTTCCTGTCCCCTTCCGATTTTTTATATAAAAGTGGTCTTACTCCATGGAATATTTTATCACGCGATGAAACGTAAGAAGGGCatctggtgaaaaatttc
It includes:
- the TRM1 gene encoding tRNA (guanine26-N2)-dimethyltransferase (similar to uniprot|P15565 Saccharomyces cerevisiae YDR120C TRM1 tRNA methyltransferase localizes to both the nucleus and mitochondrion to produce the modified base N2 N2-dimethylguanosine in tRNAs in both compartments), with protein sequence MSPLKRIRIIKMIQVWQQLKNKIIGSNPNAFNLEDFNVVKEGKAEILFPKKDTVFYNPIQQFNRDLSVCCIKAWDQLYRENKHKKGSKRSSEDEPLEKRRKINTDNDDRRYMRILEALSATGLRAIRYAHEIPRVKKIVANDLLPEAVESIRRNAEYNHVEELVEPNTDDANVLMYRNKALNQKYHVIDLDPYGTVTPFIDSSLQAIEEDGLMLVTCTDLSVLAGNGYPEKCFALYGGVNMVSHEATHESALRLVLHQLGQSAAKYKKTVEPLLSLSIDFYVRVFVRIRTSPIEVKNLQANTMTVYHCSQCGSFHEQPLGRTSEKVTKKNQPIKKYSVAQGPPVDSKCKFCDGTYHLAGPMYGGPLHNKEFIEKVLQVNANHDDDTYGTRRRIEGMLALAQNEIPNAPFYFSPNHLSSILKLQVPPLKKIVAGLGSLGYECSLTHAQPSSIKTDAPWEAIWYVVAHSDDQLHNKKLKENSIGHRILNNMKSWSKDQDFKTLSYEPNDQSGKVESLRKLKIVRYQENPTKNWGPKARPTSS
- the COX26 gene encoding Cox26p (similar to uniprot|Q2V2P9 Saccharomyces cerevisiae YDR119W-A), whose protein sequence is MFFTQVLRNSAVSATKQAAKQISKSSAGEQWGLLEARRLSRGAVEWAVSLSLILAWPAAIIKFSEHNRWLKAREEYS